In the genome of Sphaeramia orbicularis chromosome 13, fSphaOr1.1, whole genome shotgun sequence, one region contains:
- the LOC115431175 gene encoding olfactory receptor 11A1-like, with amino-acid sequence MTNSTPFTQFILDAYLDVGLLKYLVFITVMCLYIVIIVSNVLLIVVICVNRSLHEPMYFFLCSLFVNELLGSTAVFPLLLTEILRDIHTIPVSFCFLQIFSIYSYANIELCILAAMSYDRYLSICHPLQYHTNMTSTKVAVLIALTWGFPVVEVGVMVSLSAPLHLCGNVIPKVYCDNYYIVKLACSDITVNNFYGIVYTVIIICSVLSVIIYSYSKILKVCFSGSKQTRHKAVSTCTPHIVSLLNFCFGCCFEIFQSRFNMTYLPTVLRVFLSLYFLTCQPLFSPLIYGLNLTKIRNICKSIFCVNRMFYNLSVSAELGSNRHRWLISASVLCCSVTP; translated from the coding sequence ATGACAAACTCTACTCCTTTTACACAGTTCATACTTGATGCTTACCTGGATGTTGGTCTTCTAAAATACTTGGTTTTCATTACTGTTATGTGTTTATATATTGTAATCATTGTGTCTAATGTTCTGCTGATTGTGGTTATCTGTGTGAACAGAAGCTTACATGAACCCATGTACTTTTTTCTGTGTAGCCTGTTTGTTAATGAACTGTTGGGCAGCACAGCTGTGTTTCCATTACTACTGACTGAGATCCTCAGAGACATTCACACTAttcctgtttcattttgtttcctgCAGATCTTTAGTATTTATTCATATGCAAATATCGAGCTTTGTATCCTGGCCGCCATGTCTTATGACAgatatctgtctatctgtcatCCTCTGCAGTATCACACAAATATGACGTCTACAAAAGTTGCTGTACTTATTGCTCTGACATGGGGTTTTCCAGTTGTGGAGGTTGGTGTTATGGTTTCTTTAAGTGCTCCTTTACATCTGTGTGGAAACGTTATCCCCAAAGTCTACTGTGATAATTACTACATAGTTAAACTGGCCTGTTCAGACATTACAGTCAATAACTTCTATGGAATAGTTTATACAGTTATCATAATCTGCAGTGTCCTGAGTGTCATTATTTACTCGTACTCTAAgatccttaaagtgtgtttttctggatctaaacagaccagacataaAGCTGTCAGTACCTGTACACCTCACATTGTTTCACTGTTAAACTTCTGTTTCGGTTGTTGTTTTGAAATATTTCAGAGCCGGTTTAATATGACCTATTTGCCCACTGTGCTGCGTGTTTTTCTGTCACTGTACTTCCTCACATGTCAACCGCTCTTTAGTCCGTTAATATATGGACTGAATTTGACCAAAATCCGCAATATCTGTAAAAGTATATTCTGTGTTAATCGAATGTTTTACAATCTGTCAGTATCAGCAGAACTTGGATCTAATAGACACAGGTGGCTCATATCAGCCAGTGTGTTATGTTGTTCAGTAACACCTtaa
- the LOC115431177 gene encoding olfactory receptor 11A1-like, protein MGNTSHFSYFTLSAYLDSGLLKYLYFLVVVCVYAVIICTNVLLIVVICVNRSLHEPMYLFLCSLFVNELFGSAGLFPFLLVQILKDIHTISISLCFLQVYIFFSYINVQICILAAVSYDRYLAICFPLQCHTHMTCRKAAVLIALTWVYRFVEAGVMVSLSAPLQLCGNIIPKVYCDNYSIVKLACSDTTVNNIYGIVYTVIVIIGILSVFLYTYMKILKVCFSGSKETRQKAISTCTPHLASLLNFTIGGSFEIFQSRFNMSSLPSVLRIFLSLYWITCQPLFNPLIYGLNLTKIRDSYRRVFVSKM, encoded by the coding sequence ATGGGAAACACTTcacatttttcatatttcacTCTTTCCGCATACCTTGACTCTGGACTTTTAAAATATCTGTATTTCttggttgttgtgtgtgtttatgctgtAATAATTTGCACTAATGTTCTGCTGATTGTGGTTATCTGTGTGAACAGGAGCTTACATGAACCCATGTACCTTTTTCTGTGCAGTCTGTTTGTTAATGAACTGTTCGGTAGTGCAGGATTGTTTCCATTCCTTCTGGTTCAGATTCTCAAAGACATTCACACTATTTCTATTTCACTTTGTTTCCTGcaggtttatatatttttttcatatataaatGTCCAAATTTGTATCTTGGCTGCTGTGTCTTACGACCGATACCTGGCCATCTGTTTTCCGCTGCAGTGTCACACTCATATGACATGTCGAAAAGCTGCTGTACTTATTGCTCTGACGTGGGTTTATCGTTTTGTGGAGGCTGGTGTTATGGTTTCTTTAAGTGCCCCTTTACAGCTGTGTGGAAACATTATCCCCAAAGTCTACTGTGATAATTACTCTATAGTTAAACTGGCCTGTTCAGATACCACAGTCAATAACATCTATGGAATAGTTTATACAGTTATCGTAATAATTGGAATCCTGAGTGTGTTTTTGTACACTTACATGAAGAttcttaaagtgtgtttttcaggATCTAAAGAGACCAGACAAAAGGCCATCAGTACCTGTACACCTCACCTGGCTTCACTGTTGAACTTTACTATCGGAGGAAGCTTTGAAATATTTCAGAGCAGGTTTAATATGAGCTCTTTACCCAGTGTGCTGCGTATTTTTCTGTCATTATACTGGATCACATGTCAGCCACTCTTTAACCCGTTAATATATGGACTGAATTTGACCAAAATCCGTGACTCATATCGAAGGGTTTTTGTTAGCAAAATGTAA